TTATACGTTTGAGTGGATTCTTCCCGGTCACGGACGGCGCTATCATAGCGATCGCGCGACGATGCAACAGGAACTCGCGCAATGTATTACTTGGATGGAAGCGCATTAGGAAGAGATGAGCAAGCTGACTAATTTACTTTCGTCTTTGATTATCGCAGCGTGGGCCGTCGCGATCGCGGTTCTTTCGGTACAAAACTACTCATTTATTTCCCTTAAATTCCTCACTTTTACCTCAATTCCGTTCCCCTTCGGCGTTCTGTTAACTTTCTGTTTTGGGGGCGGGTTGATTTTGGGCGCGCTGTTTCCGTTATTGTTGGGGAAACCGAGAAGATCCGCGCGATCGATGCGAGGCAGAGAGCGTAATGATTATCTTGAGGAAAGCGATCCTTTAGAAGATTGGTCTTGAGTAGGACTTTCCAAAATTATAGGGATTTGAGTGAAAGTATACTAATCCAATGCTCGGAGCGATCTCGCGCTGTCGATGAAGCGGTAGCGATGTTCGGCTAGCGAGTTCAATAGTTCGATTTTTTTTGGGACAGAAGTAATGACTGCAAGCAACCAATCGCC
The sequence above is a segment of the Oscillatoria sp. FACHB-1406 genome. Coding sequences within it:
- a CDS encoding lipopolysaccharide assembly protein LapA domain-containing protein is translated as MSKLTNLLSSLIIAAWAVAIAVLSVQNYSFISLKFLTFTSIPFPFGVLLTFCFGGGLILGALFPLLLGKPRRSARSMRGRERNDYLEESDPLEDWS